A single genomic interval of Sphingopyxis sp. CCNWLW2 harbors:
- a CDS encoding alpha-E domain-containing protein gives MLGKTAGSLFWMARYLERSENNARLIDAGFRIALTRSSTAAAEWKSVLVTAGVNQAFQAAHGDYSSARVIDFLLRDPANPSSIMSVIRQARDNARTARTALTRETWEAVNTSWMTLVALLKRPVREDDLPDVLTTIRQQSAHVRGALNGTMLRNDGYHFALLGTFLERADNTARILDVKYYLLLPSVAHIGSSIDNVQWETILRSVSAHRAYRWLYGAEISALKIAEFLILYRQMPRSLAFCGERMEDHLAQLQRHYGEETEAWRLAHALAHETLAGPIQSIFDGGLHQYVTGFLRANAALARQIERDYRFVE, from the coding sequence ATGCTCGGCAAGACCGCAGGCTCGCTCTTCTGGATGGCGCGCTATCTCGAGCGCAGCGAAAACAACGCGCGCCTGATCGACGCGGGGTTCCGCATCGCGCTGACGCGGTCGAGCACCGCGGCCGCCGAATGGAAGTCGGTGCTGGTGACCGCGGGGGTCAATCAGGCGTTCCAGGCGGCGCACGGCGATTACAGCTCGGCGCGCGTGATCGATTTCCTGCTCCGCGATCCCGCGAACCCGTCGAGCATCATGTCGGTGATCAGACAGGCGCGCGACAATGCCCGCACCGCGCGCACCGCGCTGACCCGCGAGACGTGGGAGGCGGTCAATACGAGCTGGATGACGCTCGTCGCGCTGCTGAAGCGGCCGGTGCGCGAGGACGATCTGCCCGACGTGCTGACGACGATCCGCCAGCAGAGCGCGCATGTTCGCGGGGCATTGAATGGCACGATGCTGCGCAACGACGGCTATCATTTCGCGCTGCTCGGCACGTTTCTGGAGCGCGCCGACAACACCGCGCGCATCCTCGACGTCAAATATTATCTGCTGCTGCCCTCGGTCGCGCATATCGGCAGCTCGATCGACAATGTGCAGTGGGAGACGATCCTGCGGTCGGTGTCGGCGCATCGCGCCTATCGCTGGCTGTACGGGGCCGAGATCAGCGCGCTCAAGATTGCCGAATTCCTGATCCTCTACCGCCAGATGCCACGCAGCCTCGCCTTTTGCGGCGAGCGGATGGAGGACCATCTGGCGCAGTTGCAGCGGCATTATGGCGAGGAAACCGAAGCGTGGCGGCTGGCGCATGCGCTCGCCCACGAAACGCTCGCCGGGCCGATCCAGTCGATTTTTGACGGCGGTCTGCACCAATATGTGACCGGATTCCTTCGCGCCAATGCGGCGCTCGCGCGCCAGATCGAGCGCGATTACAGGTTTGTGGAATGA
- a CDS encoding peptidase, which yields MTYCVGMRLNKGLVFMSDTRTNAGVDDISQVRKMRSWHVPGERVITLMSAGNLATTQAVVSLLDERTKAPQDRQPSILAAPSMFAVATIVGETLRNIVMRHSDEGPAAESLFRASLIVGGQIKGSEPRLFLIYPEGNFIEAGEDNPFFQIGETKYGRPIIVRSYDPAMSFEDSVKLLCVSFDSTIRANAGVDLPIDLRVHERDDFATVRERRFERNDPYFESVADGWAEALGIALAELPDFHF from the coding sequence ATGACCTATTGCGTTGGCATGCGTTTGAACAAAGGGCTGGTGTTCATGTCGGACACCCGCACCAACGCGGGCGTCGACGATATCTCGCAGGTCCGCAAGATGCGCAGCTGGCATGTGCCGGGCGAGCGCGTGATCACATTGATGTCGGCGGGCAATCTCGCGACGACGCAGGCGGTGGTGAGCCTGCTCGACGAGCGCACCAAGGCGCCCCAAGATCGGCAACCCTCGATCCTCGCTGCGCCGTCGATGTTCGCGGTCGCGACGATCGTTGGCGAGACGCTGCGCAACATCGTGATGCGTCACAGCGATGAGGGACCCGCGGCCGAATCGCTGTTCCGCGCGTCGCTGATCGTCGGCGGGCAGATCAAAGGGTCCGAACCACGGCTGTTCCTCATCTATCCCGAAGGCAATTTCATCGAGGCGGGCGAGGATAATCCCTTCTTTCAGATCGGCGAGACGAAATATGGGCGGCCGATCATCGTGCGCTCGTACGACCCGGCGATGTCGTTCGAGGACTCGGTGAAGCTGCTTTGCGTCTCGTTCGATTCGACGATCCGCGCCAATGCCGGCGTCGACCTGCCGATCGACCTGCGCGTGCATGAACGCGACGATTTTGCCACGGTGCGCGAACGGCGGTTTGAGCGCAACGACCCCTATTTCGAAAGCGTCGCCGACGGCTGGGCCGAGGCATTGGGCATCGCGCTCGCGGAGCTTCCCGACTTCCATTTCTGA
- a CDS encoding serine hydrolase domain-containing protein, with protein sequence MSRWIAAALVLIANPVAAKESRFEAALSDFRELHRSETGRAKIVGSSFYVVRDGRSVVADHLGEQDADAHVPVDADTIYHWASITKTITGIAIMQLRDRGLLSLDDPITRYVPELAAVHNPYGNTDAITLRQLMSHSAGFRSGTWPWRDHDWQPFEPKGWAQLAAMLPYTRVEFKPGSRFGYSNPGIVYLGQVIERLSGEDYEVYIDKNILKPLAMHASYFDRTPPHLLPHRSHSYYIRDGRRVAAPFDVDTGVTVSNGGLNAPMPDMAKYAAFLLGDPARQADYDLVLKRSSLEEMWAPQIAAGDDFTQGRMAKTTQSGLSFFIDRSAAVRFVGHNGDQNGFRAYLSLCPDQRVGSLLAFNTETRGVENSAANRETAESRIALATDGLCEALAK encoded by the coding sequence ATGTCGCGTTGGATTGCTGCCGCACTTGTTCTGATAGCCAATCCGGTGGCGGCCAAAGAGTCGCGCTTTGAAGCGGCGCTCAGCGATTTTCGCGAGCTGCACCGGAGCGAAACCGGCCGGGCGAAGATCGTGGGAAGCAGCTTCTACGTCGTACGTGACGGCCGGTCCGTTGTTGCCGACCATCTGGGCGAGCAGGACGCCGACGCGCATGTCCCCGTCGATGCCGACACCATCTATCATTGGGCATCGATCACCAAAACGATTACGGGGATTGCGATCATGCAGCTCCGCGATCGCGGGCTGCTGTCGCTCGACGATCCGATCACCCGCTATGTGCCCGAACTCGCCGCCGTCCATAATCCCTACGGCAACACGGACGCGATCACGCTGCGCCAGTTGATGAGCCATAGTGCGGGATTTCGCAGCGGGACCTGGCCGTGGCGCGACCACGACTGGCAGCCGTTCGAGCCGAAGGGTTGGGCGCAGTTGGCCGCGATGCTGCCGTATACGCGGGTCGAGTTCAAACCCGGCAGCCGCTTCGGCTACTCGAACCCCGGCATCGTCTATCTGGGGCAGGTCATCGAGCGTTTGTCGGGCGAGGACTATGAAGTCTATATCGACAAGAATATTCTGAAGCCGCTGGCGATGCACGCGAGCTATTTCGACCGCACGCCGCCGCACCTGCTGCCGCATCGGTCGCACAGTTACTATATCCGCGACGGCCGGCGCGTCGCGGCGCCGTTCGATGTCGATACCGGGGTGACGGTGTCGAACGGCGGGCTCAACGCGCCGATGCCCGACATGGCGAAATATGCGGCATTCCTGCTCGGCGATCCGGCGCGCCAAGCCGACTATGATCTGGTGCTGAAGCGGTCTTCGCTCGAGGAAATGTGGGCGCCGCAAATCGCCGCGGGCGATGACTTCACCCAGGGCCGCATGGCCAAGACGACGCAGAGCGGCCTGTCCTTTTTCATCGACCGCAGCGCGGCGGTGCGTTTTGTCGGCCATAATGGCGATCAGAACGGCTTTCGCGCCTATCTGAGCCTCTGTCCCGACCAGCGTGTCGGCAGCCTGCTGGCGTTCAACACCGAAACGCGCGGAGTTGAGAACAGCGCCGCCAATCGCGAAACGGCGGAATCGCGCATCGCGCTGGCGACCGACGGTCTGTGCGAGGCGCTGGCGAAGTAG
- a CDS encoding transglutaminase family protein codes for MKLRVEHTTRYQYDAPVSYALQQLKLTPKDRPGQQRVHGWTIEVEGGAQQLHYTDHHGNGVDLIAVQGGSSELVIHCHGEVELETWDGVIGQHRGAMPLWTFLRPTPLTRAGRHVRSLTATLGRDYGNDIERAHALSALIIDRLAYRIGFTDAETTAEQALGSEGGVCQDHAHIFIAAMRHLGHPARYVSGYLMMNDRTHQDATHAWAEAHFDHIGWIGFDVSNGHSPDQRYIRVATGLDYRDAAPVRGMRYGAAQENLVVQLQVQQ; via the coding sequence ATGAAACTGCGCGTCGAACACACCACCCGTTACCAATATGATGCGCCGGTCAGCTATGCGCTGCAGCAGCTGAAACTGACGCCGAAGGACCGGCCGGGGCAGCAGCGTGTCCACGGTTGGACGATCGAGGTTGAGGGCGGCGCGCAGCAGCTTCACTACACCGACCATCATGGCAATGGCGTCGACCTGATCGCGGTGCAGGGCGGATCGAGCGAGCTGGTCATCCACTGTCATGGCGAGGTCGAGCTGGAAACCTGGGACGGCGTGATCGGTCAGCATCGCGGCGCGATGCCGCTGTGGACCTTTCTGCGTCCGACGCCGTTGACGCGCGCGGGGCGGCATGTCCGCTCGCTGACCGCGACGCTCGGCCGCGACTATGGCAACGATATCGAGCGCGCGCATGCGCTGTCGGCGCTGATCATCGACCGGCTGGCATACCGGATCGGCTTTACCGATGCCGAGACGACCGCCGAACAGGCGCTCGGCAGCGAGGGCGGGGTGTGTCAGGACCATGCGCACATCTTCATCGCGGCGATGCGCCACCTCGGCCATCCGGCGCGCTATGTCTCGGGCTATCTGATGATGAACGACCGCACGCATCAGGATGCGACGCACGCATGGGCCGAGGCGCATTTCGACCATATCGGCTGGATCGGCTTCGATGTCAGCAACGGCCATTCGCCCGACCAGCGTTACATCCGCGTCGCGACGGGGCTCGATTATCGCGACGCTGCCCCGGTTCGCGGCATGCGCTATGGTGCGGCGCAGGAAAATCTGGTTGTTCAATTGCAGGTCCAGCAATAA
- a CDS encoding circularly permuted type 2 ATP-grasp protein, giving the protein MLRGKGRRISFFDEMTSQEGGTRSPYRDYCGWFEAEDAARIQRKAQQAEALFRTTGITFNVYGAADGDERLIPFDVVPRIISASEWRRLSRGIEQRVRALNAFLHDIYHRQEILRAGRVPVELIAGNEAFLPMMMGLDPPGGIYTHISGTDIVRTGADEFYVLEDNARTPSGVSYMLENRETMLQMFPELFAKVPVREVSDYPINLLKSLAACAPPACGGTPTVAVLTPGIHNSAYYEHSFLADHMGAELVEGHDLRVIEGRVAMRTTQGYKAIDVIYRRVDDDYLDPLNFRPDSMLGVPGIWDVYRAGRITIANAPGTGIADDKALYSYMPDIIEFYTGEKALLPNVPTWRCSDPEHLREVLDRLPELVVKEVHGSGGYGMLVGPAASKKEIAAFRAKLEANPGNYIAQPTLSLSTVPIFTKKGLAPRHVDLRPFVLMSPQGITITPGGLTRVAMTKGSLVVNSSQGGGTKDTWVLED; this is encoded by the coding sequence ATGTTGCGTGGAAAGGGCAGGCGCATTTCCTTTTTCGATGAAATGACGAGCCAGGAGGGCGGAACCCGGTCGCCCTATCGAGACTATTGCGGGTGGTTCGAGGCCGAGGATGCGGCGCGCATCCAGCGCAAAGCGCAGCAGGCCGAGGCGCTGTTCCGTACCACCGGGATCACCTTCAACGTCTATGGCGCCGCCGACGGCGACGAGCGGCTGATCCCCTTCGACGTCGTGCCGCGGATCATTTCGGCCAGCGAATGGCGCCGCCTGTCGCGCGGGATCGAGCAGCGCGTGCGCGCGCTCAACGCTTTCCTCCACGACATTTATCACCGGCAGGAGATTTTGCGCGCCGGGCGCGTCCCGGTCGAGCTGATCGCCGGGAACGAAGCCTTTCTGCCGATGATGATGGGCCTCGATCCGCCAGGCGGCATCTATACGCATATCAGCGGCACCGACATCGTGCGCACCGGCGCCGACGAATTCTATGTGCTCGAGGATAATGCGCGCACCCCGTCGGGCGTGTCGTACATGCTCGAAAACCGCGAAACGATGCTCCAGATGTTTCCCGAGCTGTTCGCGAAGGTGCCGGTGCGCGAGGTCAGCGACTATCCGATCAACCTGCTGAAATCGCTCGCCGCGTGCGCGCCGCCCGCGTGCGGGGGAACGCCGACGGTCGCGGTGCTGACCCCCGGCATCCACAACAGCGCTTATTATGAGCACAGCTTCCTCGCCGACCATATGGGCGCCGAACTGGTCGAGGGGCACGATCTGCGCGTTATCGAGGGGCGCGTGGCGATGCGAACGACGCAGGGCTATAAGGCGATCGACGTCATCTATCGCCGCGTCGACGATGATTATCTCGACCCGCTGAATTTCCGCCCCGATTCGATGCTCGGCGTTCCGGGCATCTGGGACGTGTATCGCGCCGGGCGCATCACGATCGCCAACGCGCCGGGCACGGGCATCGCCGACGACAAGGCGCTGTACAGCTATATGCCCGACATCATCGAATTCTACACGGGCGAAAAGGCGCTGCTGCCCAATGTGCCGACGTGGCGCTGTTCGGACCCCGAGCATCTGCGCGAAGTGCTCGACCGGCTTCCCGAACTGGTGGTCAAAGAGGTCCACGGGTCGGGCGGTTATGGGATGCTGGTCGGCCCCGCCGCGAGCAAGAAGGAAATCGCGGCCTTCCGCGCCAAGCTGGAGGCGAACCCGGGCAATTATATCGCGCAGCCGACGCTGTCGCTTTCGACCGTGCCGATCTTTACGAAGAAGGGTCTCGCGCCGCGGCACGTTGATCTCCGTCCCTTCGTGCTGATGTCGCCGCAGGGGATCACGATCACCCCCGGCGGCCTGACCCGCGTCGCGATGACCAAGGGATCGCTGGTGGTCAATTCGAGCCAGGGCGGCGGCACCAAAGACACCTGGGTATTGGAAGACTGA